In Arachis stenosperma cultivar V10309 chromosome 1, arast.V10309.gnm1.PFL2, whole genome shotgun sequence, one DNA window encodes the following:
- the LOC130974159 gene encoding uncharacterized protein LOC130974159, with protein sequence MAYKSKLIELASIADTPSNLLSGGNHGSHENQELSAGELRNLARILSQLSSLQPQSAKSSTNLLADPASVYFLHPGENPGVSIVPIVLNAKNYNSWSRVMKLALKSKNKIGFVDETIVKPDKNDPAYVAWDKCNTYVISWLNLSLSAEIAQSVVWNETAVDETTVDLWLDLKHRYYHGDRYRIAELEEELYAMKQGNLSITNYFTKLKAIWEDIDSFKPVPQCKECSEKCDCGLGTMRDYRDETYAVRFLRGLNEQYGIVISQSC encoded by the coding sequence TATTGAGTTAGCATCAATAGCCGACACTCCTTCCAACCTATTGTCTGGAGGAAATCACGGGTCACATGAGAACCAGGAGCTTTCAGCTGGTGAGCTTCGAAATCTAGCTCGCATTCTAAGCCAACTCTCGAGTTTGCAGCCACAGAGCGCGAAATCGAGTACCAATTTGCTTGCGGATCCAGCAAGTGTTTACTTCCTACATCCAGGTGAGAATCCTGGAGTTTCTATTGTCCCAATTGTGCTGAATGCTAAGAACTACAATTCCTGGTCAAGAGTCATGAAATTAGCACTAAAATCAAAGAATAAGATAGGCTTTGTTGATGAAACCATTGTGAAACCAGATAAAAATGATCCTGCATATGTAGCATGGGATAAATGTAATACTTATGTTATTTCTTGGTTAAATCTATCATTGAGTGCTGAGATTGCACAGAGTGTTGTTTGGAATGAAACTGCTGTAGATGAAACTACTGTAGATTTATGGCTTGATTTGAAGCACAGGTATTATCATGGAGACAGATACAGGATTGCTGAATTAGAAGAAGAGTTGTATGCTATGAAACAAGGGAATCTAAGCATAACAAATTATTTCACCAAGTTGAAGGCTATTTGGGAAGACATTGACAGTTTCAAACCAGTTCCACAATGCAAGGAATGCTCTGAAAAATGTGACTGTGGCTTAGGAACTATGAGAGATTATCGAGATGAAACTTATGCAGTGAGATTTTTAAGAGGATTGAATGAGCAGTATGGGATTGTGATATCCCAATCATGCTGA